A window of Drosophila subobscura isolate 14011-0131.10 chromosome E, UCBerk_Dsub_1.0, whole genome shotgun sequence contains these coding sequences:
- the LOC117892116 gene encoding EH domain-binding protein 1 isoform X1: MGSVWKRLQRNFKRAAKFQFTASYHDLHLETTAKWRPSNLSIVWTRRSRRVASAPLPWEPDMMNPLLGNISWPVPDNHTISVTLFKDPRTHELEDKDWTFVIEDVTPMGKKRVLASASINMRRYASIESTQQSFTLSLKPVSKKITAASLELTISCVFLREGKATDEDMQSVVSMMSVNNNCDVAPLDDLEDIPDLENFSEITDNLYDFTHQLEQMTTSLNGCIDVATPLSVPSLSEDPTPLAESFNQLHFELEADGEREASHTLELPATSAAAAAAAAAEEGFKTPNGLQPVVESTPTRGTGEMAQQKTPAGSLGYNHSEGFAKVVTSTPLEPKAATAKEPAKAKKGKALNFDAKEDSRPAIVLPAEPKKEDTPKSTATETAPPEPTRGSREPAASSNAKRAELQPLNLKKSYEPVAPAPAPTLLNDSSKSQMSSLKPVEKIVLKENTPGQDLLEWCKEVTKDYPNVKVTNLTTSWRNGMAFCAIIHHFVPDLIDMSKLSAHEVVGNCRIAFDAAESLGIPRVIEPRDMNLLTVPDKLAVMTYLHQLRAHFTGKQLQIEQIGTTSDESSYVIGNYKSDNLSQNLNFSHLKTQLLHQNSFDDEIQQMSPQTKKDVKNLILYNSKNILGKVLSPTKDKNSINATQHQSGVTPAQPLFVEEGEESSTQLGGKENAALSVLDAHAANEQRQQRLREQARRLILETRTKTGGSMDSPTSPTKPKRFNFSPERTISPIQNGSEEFYFENLKKLDETEPGSGGNKISPSHRLSNVNGSPLQSFNAIVERISPKHEKRGEKLSYIESELEALEREQEAIDQKASSLEAKLRAVMGGNPSNNRTNRNGNPFLRLIRNSIGGGDVIRIKLLDSDDESLFGTGLGTGAGAGAGTGTTGTTSEDDVTTSDSACQSDDEVQAQTRLRMRPRPRPRSHSCFVNVNKDNHPSISHTNHESHQEHQLRPRPHHVHHVVPYSHLLSSSASGMSSQQSSYDSDDDDDALAMAATGTVASMRRQQDRHKRRHHQRRSRRTHSRNHCETEETEEQLLSQWFTLVNKKNALLRRQMQLNILEQEKDLERKFTMLNQELRAAQSVEDWRKTEVQREKERLLLEELVTIVDKRDQLVQRLHNQEIAIEDDHEIARELEQVDISGGKEKCVLQ; this comes from the exons ATGGGCAGCGTCTGGAAGCGTTTACAGCGCAATTTCAAGCGAGCGGCCAAGTTCCAGTTCACCGCATCCTACCACGACCTGCATCTAGAGACCACCGCTAAATG GCGGCCATCGAATCTGTCCATTGTGTGGACAAGAAGATCGAGACGTGTGGCCAGTGCACCATTACCATGGGAGCCGGATATGATGAATCCACTGCTGGGCAATATATCCTGGCCGGTGCCGGACAATCACACCATATCCGTCACCCTGTTCAAGGATCCCCGCACACACGAGCTAGAGGATAAGGATTGGACCTTTGTCATCGAAGAT GTAACGCCCATGGGGAAGAAGCGTGTGCTGGCCAGCGCTAGTATTAATATGCGACGATATGCTAGCATCGAATCTACTCAGCAGAGCTTTACATTGAGTCTGAAGCCAGTCTCGAAGAAGATAACCGCAGCCAGCCTGGAACTAACCATCAGCTGTGTCTTCCTACGAGAGGGCAAGGCAAC AGATGAGGACATGCAGAGCGTTGTCTCAATGATGTCGGTGAACAACAACTGTGATGTGGCGCCGCTCGACGATCTGGAGGATATACCGGATCTCGAGAACTTCAGCGAAATCACGGACAACCTGTATGACTTTACGCATCAACTGGAACAGATGACAACGAGCCTCAATGGCTGCATAGATGTGGCCACGCCGCTAAGTG TACCTTCGTTATCTGAAGATCCCACACCATTGGCCGAGTCCTTTaatcaattgcattttgaaCTAGAAGCCGATGGCGAACGGGAAGCTTCGCATACGCTTGAATTGCCAgctacttctgctgctgcggcggcggctgctgctgccgaagaAGGCTTCAAAACACCCAACGGACTGCAGCCAGTGGTGGAGAGTACACCCACCAGGGGCACAGGTGAAATGGCACAGCAGAAGACACCCGCTGGCTCACTGGGATACAATCACAGCGAGGGCTTCGCCAAGGTGGTCACATCCACGCCGCTGGAACCAAAGGCAGCCACTGCCAAGGAGCCAGCGAAAGCAAAGAAGGGAAAGGCTTTAAATTTCGACGCAAAGGAGGACTCTCGGCCAGCTATTGTCCTGCCAGCTGAGCCCAAAAAGGAGGACACGCCGAAGAGCACGGCCACGGAGACTGCACCGCCGGAGCCCACTAGGGGCAGCAGGGAGCCAGCAGCCTCGTCCAATGCAAAGCGTGCCGAGCTTCAGCCGCTGAATCTGAAGAAGAGCTACGAGCCAGTGGCGCCTGCTCCCGCACCTACGCTCCTCAATGATTCCAGCAAATCGCAAATGAGCAGCCTCAAGCCTGTGGAGAAGATTGTGCTAAAGGAGAACACACCCGGCCAGGATCTGCTCGAGTGGTGCAAAGAAGTTACCAAAGACTATCCAAATGTGAAGGTTACAAACCTAACCACCAGCTGGCGCAACGGCATGGCCTTCTGTGCCATCATTCATCATTTTGTACCAGATTTAAT CGACATGTCAAAGCTGAGTGCACACGAGGTGGTGGGCAACTGTCGCATTGCCTTCGACGCGGCCGAGTCGCTGGGCATACCCCGTGTCATTGAGCCGCGTGACATGAATCTGCTGACAGTGCCGGATAAGCTGGCCGTCATGACATATCTGCACCAGTTGCGTGCGCACTTTACCGGCAAGCAGCTGCAAATCGAACAAATCG GCACAACCTCGGACGAGTCGAGCTACGTTATTGGCAATTACAAGTCGGACAACTTGTCGCAGAACCTCAACTTTTCGCACCTAAagacgcagctgctgcatcagAACTCCTTCGACGATGAGATCCAGCAAATGTCACCGCAAACCAAAAAGGATGTGAAGAACCTCATTCTGTACAACTCAAAGAATATTCTGGGCAAAGTGCTGTCCCCCACGAAGGACAAGAACTCGATTAATGCCACGCAGCATCAGTCAGGTGTGACGCCAGCCCAGCCGCTGTTTGTGGAGGAAGGCGAGGAAAGTTCTACGCAATTAGGGGGCAAGGAGAATGCAGCCCTCTCGGTGCTGGATGCACATGCGGCGAAT gagcagcgacagcagcggtTGCGGGAGCAGGCACGTCGCCTCATACTGGAGACGCGCACCAAAACTGGCGGCTCCATGGACAGTCCCACCAGCCCCACGAAGCCGAAACGCTTCAATTTTTCACCCGAGCGCACCATTTCGCCCATTCAGAACGGCTCCGAGGAGTTTTACTTTGAGAATCTGAAGAAGTTGGACGAGACGGAGCCGGGCAGTGGGGGAAACAAGATCAGTCCTAGTCATAGATTAAGCAACGTCAACGGCAGTCCGCTGCAATCGTTCAATGCAATTGTGGAGCGCATCTCACCAAAGCACGAGAAGAGG GGCGAAAAGCTGTCCTACATCGAGTCCGAGCTGGAGGCActggagcgggagcaggaggCTATCGATCAGAAGgccagcagtctggaggctaAGCTGCGCGCAGTGATGGGCGGCAATCCAAGTAATAATCGAACCAATCGGAACGGCAATCCGTTCCTTAGGCTAATCCGAAATAGTATTGGTGGTGGTGACGTGATACGCATTAAGCTGCTCGACTCCGACGACGAGAGCTTGTTCGGGACGGGTTTGGGtacgggtgcgggtgcgggtgcgggtacGGGTACGACTGGTACAACCAGCGAAGACGATGTAACCACCAGCGATAGCGCCTGCCAATCGGACGATGAGGTGCAGGCACAGACACGGCTGCGTATGCGTCCACGACCTCGTCCCCGCTCCCATTCGTGTTTTGTAAATGTGAATAAAGACAATCATCCATCGATAAGCCACACAAACCATGAAAGCCATCAAGAGCATCAATTGCGGCCGCGCCCGCATCATGTGCATCATGTTGTGCCCTACAGTCACCTGCTAAGCAGTTCCGCCTCGGGCATGTCCTCCCAGCAGTCCTCCTATGacagcgatgatgatgatgatgccctgGCCATGGCAGCCACCGGAACTGTGGCCTCCATGCGGCGGCAGCAGGATCGCCACAAGCGGCGTCACCATCAACGGCGCTCCCGCCGAACCCACTCTCGCAACCATTGCG AAACCGAGGAAACGGAGGAGCAATTGCTCTCACAGTGGTTCACGCTGGTCAACAAGAAGAATGCGCTGCTCAGgcggcaaatgcaattgaataTACT CGAACAAGAGAAAGATCTGGAGCGAAAGTTTACAATGCTTAATCAGGAATTGCGGGCGGCGCAATCTGTTGAGGACTGGCGCAAGACGGAAGTGCAGCGCGAAAAGGAGCGACTGCTGCTCGAGGAGCTGGTCACGATTGTGGACAAGCGAGATCAACTGGTGCAACGTTTGCACAATCAAGAGATTGC CATTGAAGACGATCACGAGATAGCCAGGGAGCTGGAGCAAGTGGATATCAGCGGTGGGAAGGAAAAATGTGTTCTACAATag
- the LOC117892116 gene encoding EH domain-binding protein 1 isoform X6, producing MGSVWKRLQRNFKRAAKFQFTASYHDLHLETTAKWRPSNLSIVWTRRSRRVASAPLPWEPDMMNPLLGNISWPVPDNHTISVTLFKDPRTHELEDKDWTFVIEDVTPMGKKRVLASASINMRRYASIESTQQSFTLSLKPVSKKITAASLELTISCVFLREGKATDEDMQSVVSMMSVNNNCDVAPLDDLEDIPDLENFSEITDNLYDFTHQLEQMTTSLNGCIDVATPLSEADGEREASHTLELPATSAAAAAAAAAEEGFKTPNGLQPVVESTPTRGTGEMAQQKTPAGSLGYNHSEGFAKVVTSTPLEPKAATAKEPAKAKKGKALNFDAKEDSRPAIVLPAEPKKEDTPKSTATETAPPEPTRGSREPAASSNAKRAELQPLNLKKSYEPVAPAPAPTLLNDSSKSQMSSLKPVEKIVLKENTPGQDLLEWCKEVTKDYPNVKVTNLTTSWRNGMAFCAIIHHFVPDLIDMSKLSAHEVVGNCRIAFDAAESLGIPRVIEPRDMNLLTVPDKLAVMTYLHQLRAHFTGKQLQIEQIGTTSDESSYVIGNYKSDNLSQNLNFSHLKTQLLHQNSFDDEIQQMSPQTKKDVKNLILYNSKNILGKVLSPTKDKNSINATQHQSGVTPAQPLFVEEGEESSTQLGGKENAALSVLDAHAANRILTRHKAMSEKAKLMMEKLKFSNGNVNGGGDATDEQRQQRLREQARRLILETRTKTGGSMDSPTSPTKPKRFNFSPERTISPIQNGSEEFYFENLKKLDETEPGSGGNKISPSHRLSNVNGSPLQSFNAIVERISPKHEKRGEKLSYIESELEALEREQEAIDQKASSLEAKLRAVMGGNPKTEETEEQLLSQWFTLVNKKNALLRRQMQLNILEQEKDLERKFTMLNQELRAAQSVEDWRKTEVQREKERLLLEELVTIVDKRDQLVQRLHNQEIAIEDDHEIARELEQVDISGGKEKCVLQ from the exons ATGGGCAGCGTCTGGAAGCGTTTACAGCGCAATTTCAAGCGAGCGGCCAAGTTCCAGTTCACCGCATCCTACCACGACCTGCATCTAGAGACCACCGCTAAATG GCGGCCATCGAATCTGTCCATTGTGTGGACAAGAAGATCGAGACGTGTGGCCAGTGCACCATTACCATGGGAGCCGGATATGATGAATCCACTGCTGGGCAATATATCCTGGCCGGTGCCGGACAATCACACCATATCCGTCACCCTGTTCAAGGATCCCCGCACACACGAGCTAGAGGATAAGGATTGGACCTTTGTCATCGAAGAT GTAACGCCCATGGGGAAGAAGCGTGTGCTGGCCAGCGCTAGTATTAATATGCGACGATATGCTAGCATCGAATCTACTCAGCAGAGCTTTACATTGAGTCTGAAGCCAGTCTCGAAGAAGATAACCGCAGCCAGCCTGGAACTAACCATCAGCTGTGTCTTCCTACGAGAGGGCAAGGCAAC AGATGAGGACATGCAGAGCGTTGTCTCAATGATGTCGGTGAACAACAACTGTGATGTGGCGCCGCTCGACGATCTGGAGGATATACCGGATCTCGAGAACTTCAGCGAAATCACGGACAACCTGTATGACTTTACGCATCAACTGGAACAGATGACAACGAGCCTCAATGGCTGCATAGATGTGGCCACGCCGCTAAGTG AAGCCGATGGCGAACGGGAAGCTTCGCATACGCTTGAATTGCCAgctacttctgctgctgcggcggcggctgctgctgccgaagaAGGCTTCAAAACACCCAACGGACTGCAGCCAGTGGTGGAGAGTACACCCACCAGGGGCACAGGTGAAATGGCACAGCAGAAGACACCCGCTGGCTCACTGGGATACAATCACAGCGAGGGCTTCGCCAAGGTGGTCACATCCACGCCGCTGGAACCAAAGGCAGCCACTGCCAAGGAGCCAGCGAAAGCAAAGAAGGGAAAGGCTTTAAATTTCGACGCAAAGGAGGACTCTCGGCCAGCTATTGTCCTGCCAGCTGAGCCCAAAAAGGAGGACACGCCGAAGAGCACGGCCACGGAGACTGCACCGCCGGAGCCCACTAGGGGCAGCAGGGAGCCAGCAGCCTCGTCCAATGCAAAGCGTGCCGAGCTTCAGCCGCTGAATCTGAAGAAGAGCTACGAGCCAGTGGCGCCTGCTCCCGCACCTACGCTCCTCAATGATTCCAGCAAATCGCAAATGAGCAGCCTCAAGCCTGTGGAGAAGATTGTGCTAAAGGAGAACACACCCGGCCAGGATCTGCTCGAGTGGTGCAAAGAAGTTACCAAAGACTATCCAAATGTGAAGGTTACAAACCTAACCACCAGCTGGCGCAACGGCATGGCCTTCTGTGCCATCATTCATCATTTTGTACCAGATTTAAT CGACATGTCAAAGCTGAGTGCACACGAGGTGGTGGGCAACTGTCGCATTGCCTTCGACGCGGCCGAGTCGCTGGGCATACCCCGTGTCATTGAGCCGCGTGACATGAATCTGCTGACAGTGCCGGATAAGCTGGCCGTCATGACATATCTGCACCAGTTGCGTGCGCACTTTACCGGCAAGCAGCTGCAAATCGAACAAATCG GCACAACCTCGGACGAGTCGAGCTACGTTATTGGCAATTACAAGTCGGACAACTTGTCGCAGAACCTCAACTTTTCGCACCTAAagacgcagctgctgcatcagAACTCCTTCGACGATGAGATCCAGCAAATGTCACCGCAAACCAAAAAGGATGTGAAGAACCTCATTCTGTACAACTCAAAGAATATTCTGGGCAAAGTGCTGTCCCCCACGAAGGACAAGAACTCGATTAATGCCACGCAGCATCAGTCAGGTGTGACGCCAGCCCAGCCGCTGTTTGTGGAGGAAGGCGAGGAAAGTTCTACGCAATTAGGGGGCAAGGAGAATGCAGCCCTCTCGGTGCTGGATGCACATGCGGCGAAT CGAATTTTAACGCGCCACAAGGCAATGAGTGAAAAAGCTAAGCTTATGATGgaaaagttaaagttttccaaCGGCAACGTCAACGGCGGCGGCGATGCGACAGAC gagcagcgacagcagcggtTGCGGGAGCAGGCACGTCGCCTCATACTGGAGACGCGCACCAAAACTGGCGGCTCCATGGACAGTCCCACCAGCCCCACGAAGCCGAAACGCTTCAATTTTTCACCCGAGCGCACCATTTCGCCCATTCAGAACGGCTCCGAGGAGTTTTACTTTGAGAATCTGAAGAAGTTGGACGAGACGGAGCCGGGCAGTGGGGGAAACAAGATCAGTCCTAGTCATAGATTAAGCAACGTCAACGGCAGTCCGCTGCAATCGTTCAATGCAATTGTGGAGCGCATCTCACCAAAGCACGAGAAGAGG GGCGAAAAGCTGTCCTACATCGAGTCCGAGCTGGAGGCActggagcgggagcaggaggCTATCGATCAGAAGgccagcagtctggaggctaAGCTGCGCGCAGTGATGGGCGGCAATCCAA AAACCGAGGAAACGGAGGAGCAATTGCTCTCACAGTGGTTCACGCTGGTCAACAAGAAGAATGCGCTGCTCAGgcggcaaatgcaattgaataTACT CGAACAAGAGAAAGATCTGGAGCGAAAGTTTACAATGCTTAATCAGGAATTGCGGGCGGCGCAATCTGTTGAGGACTGGCGCAAGACGGAAGTGCAGCGCGAAAAGGAGCGACTGCTGCTCGAGGAGCTGGTCACGATTGTGGACAAGCGAGATCAACTGGTGCAACGTTTGCACAATCAAGAGATTGC CATTGAAGACGATCACGAGATAGCCAGGGAGCTGGAGCAAGTGGATATCAGCGGTGGGAAGGAAAAATGTGTTCTACAATag
- the LOC117892116 gene encoding EH domain-binding protein 1 isoform X4 gives MGSVWKRLQRNFKRAAKFQFTASYHDLHLETTAKWRPSNLSIVWTRRSRRVASAPLPWEPDMMNPLLGNISWPVPDNHTISVTLFKDPRTHELEDKDWTFVIEDVTPMGKKRVLASASINMRRYASIESTQQSFTLSLKPVSKKITAASLELTISCVFLREGKATDEDMQSVVSMMSVNNNCDVAPLDDLEDIPDLENFSEITDNLYDFTHQLEQMTTSLNGCIDVATPLSEADGEREASHTLELPATSAAAAAAAAAEEGFKTPNGLQPVVESTPTRGTGEMAQQKTPAGSLGYNHSEGFAKVVTSTPLEPKAATAKEPAKAKKGKALNFDAKEDSRPAIVLPAEPKKEDTPKSTATETAPPEPTRGSREPAASSNAKRAELQPLNLKKSYEPVAPAPAPTLLNDSSKSQMSSLKPVEKIVLKENTPGQDLLEWCKEVTKDYPNVKVTNLTTSWRNGMAFCAIIHHFVPDLIDMSKLSAHEVVGNCRIAFDAAESLGIPRVIEPRDMNLLTVPDKLAVMTYLHQLRAHFTGKQLQIEQIGTTSDESSYVIGNYKSDNLSQNLNFSHLKTQLLHQNSFDDEIQQMSPQTKKDVKNLILYNSKNILGKVLSPTKDKNSINATQHQSGVTPAQPLFVEEGEESSTQLGGKENAALSVLDAHAANRILTRHKAMSEKAKLMMEKLKFSNGNVNGGGDATDEEQRQQRLREQARRLILETRTKTGGSMDSPTSPTKPKRFNFSPERTISPIQNGSEEFYFENLKKLDETEPGSGGNKISPSHRLSNVNGSPLQSFNAIVERISPKHEKRGEKLSYIESELEALEREQEAIDQKASSLEAKLRAVMGGNPKTEETEEQLLSQWFTLVNKKNALLRRQMQLNILEQEKDLERKFTMLNQELRAAQSVEDWRKTEVQREKERLLLEELVTIVDKRDQLVQRLHNQEIAIEDDHEIARELEQVDISGGKEKCVLQ, from the exons ATGGGCAGCGTCTGGAAGCGTTTACAGCGCAATTTCAAGCGAGCGGCCAAGTTCCAGTTCACCGCATCCTACCACGACCTGCATCTAGAGACCACCGCTAAATG GCGGCCATCGAATCTGTCCATTGTGTGGACAAGAAGATCGAGACGTGTGGCCAGTGCACCATTACCATGGGAGCCGGATATGATGAATCCACTGCTGGGCAATATATCCTGGCCGGTGCCGGACAATCACACCATATCCGTCACCCTGTTCAAGGATCCCCGCACACACGAGCTAGAGGATAAGGATTGGACCTTTGTCATCGAAGAT GTAACGCCCATGGGGAAGAAGCGTGTGCTGGCCAGCGCTAGTATTAATATGCGACGATATGCTAGCATCGAATCTACTCAGCAGAGCTTTACATTGAGTCTGAAGCCAGTCTCGAAGAAGATAACCGCAGCCAGCCTGGAACTAACCATCAGCTGTGTCTTCCTACGAGAGGGCAAGGCAAC AGATGAGGACATGCAGAGCGTTGTCTCAATGATGTCGGTGAACAACAACTGTGATGTGGCGCCGCTCGACGATCTGGAGGATATACCGGATCTCGAGAACTTCAGCGAAATCACGGACAACCTGTATGACTTTACGCATCAACTGGAACAGATGACAACGAGCCTCAATGGCTGCATAGATGTGGCCACGCCGCTAAGTG AAGCCGATGGCGAACGGGAAGCTTCGCATACGCTTGAATTGCCAgctacttctgctgctgcggcggcggctgctgctgccgaagaAGGCTTCAAAACACCCAACGGACTGCAGCCAGTGGTGGAGAGTACACCCACCAGGGGCACAGGTGAAATGGCACAGCAGAAGACACCCGCTGGCTCACTGGGATACAATCACAGCGAGGGCTTCGCCAAGGTGGTCACATCCACGCCGCTGGAACCAAAGGCAGCCACTGCCAAGGAGCCAGCGAAAGCAAAGAAGGGAAAGGCTTTAAATTTCGACGCAAAGGAGGACTCTCGGCCAGCTATTGTCCTGCCAGCTGAGCCCAAAAAGGAGGACACGCCGAAGAGCACGGCCACGGAGACTGCACCGCCGGAGCCCACTAGGGGCAGCAGGGAGCCAGCAGCCTCGTCCAATGCAAAGCGTGCCGAGCTTCAGCCGCTGAATCTGAAGAAGAGCTACGAGCCAGTGGCGCCTGCTCCCGCACCTACGCTCCTCAATGATTCCAGCAAATCGCAAATGAGCAGCCTCAAGCCTGTGGAGAAGATTGTGCTAAAGGAGAACACACCCGGCCAGGATCTGCTCGAGTGGTGCAAAGAAGTTACCAAAGACTATCCAAATGTGAAGGTTACAAACCTAACCACCAGCTGGCGCAACGGCATGGCCTTCTGTGCCATCATTCATCATTTTGTACCAGATTTAAT CGACATGTCAAAGCTGAGTGCACACGAGGTGGTGGGCAACTGTCGCATTGCCTTCGACGCGGCCGAGTCGCTGGGCATACCCCGTGTCATTGAGCCGCGTGACATGAATCTGCTGACAGTGCCGGATAAGCTGGCCGTCATGACATATCTGCACCAGTTGCGTGCGCACTTTACCGGCAAGCAGCTGCAAATCGAACAAATCG GCACAACCTCGGACGAGTCGAGCTACGTTATTGGCAATTACAAGTCGGACAACTTGTCGCAGAACCTCAACTTTTCGCACCTAAagacgcagctgctgcatcagAACTCCTTCGACGATGAGATCCAGCAAATGTCACCGCAAACCAAAAAGGATGTGAAGAACCTCATTCTGTACAACTCAAAGAATATTCTGGGCAAAGTGCTGTCCCCCACGAAGGACAAGAACTCGATTAATGCCACGCAGCATCAGTCAGGTGTGACGCCAGCCCAGCCGCTGTTTGTGGAGGAAGGCGAGGAAAGTTCTACGCAATTAGGGGGCAAGGAGAATGCAGCCCTCTCGGTGCTGGATGCACATGCGGCGAAT CGAATTTTAACGCGCCACAAGGCAATGAGTGAAAAAGCTAAGCTTATGATGgaaaagttaaagttttccaaCGGCAACGTCAACGGCGGCGGCGATGCGACAGAC gaggagcagcgacagcagcggtTGCGGGAGCAGGCACGTCGCCTCATACTGGAGACGCGCACCAAAACTGGCGGCTCCATGGACAGTCCCACCAGCCCCACGAAGCCGAAACGCTTCAATTTTTCACCCGAGCGCACCATTTCGCCCATTCAGAACGGCTCCGAGGAGTTTTACTTTGAGAATCTGAAGAAGTTGGACGAGACGGAGCCGGGCAGTGGGGGAAACAAGATCAGTCCTAGTCATAGATTAAGCAACGTCAACGGCAGTCCGCTGCAATCGTTCAATGCAATTGTGGAGCGCATCTCACCAAAGCACGAGAAGAGG GGCGAAAAGCTGTCCTACATCGAGTCCGAGCTGGAGGCActggagcgggagcaggaggCTATCGATCAGAAGgccagcagtctggaggctaAGCTGCGCGCAGTGATGGGCGGCAATCCAA AAACCGAGGAAACGGAGGAGCAATTGCTCTCACAGTGGTTCACGCTGGTCAACAAGAAGAATGCGCTGCTCAGgcggcaaatgcaattgaataTACT CGAACAAGAGAAAGATCTGGAGCGAAAGTTTACAATGCTTAATCAGGAATTGCGGGCGGCGCAATCTGTTGAGGACTGGCGCAAGACGGAAGTGCAGCGCGAAAAGGAGCGACTGCTGCTCGAGGAGCTGGTCACGATTGTGGACAAGCGAGATCAACTGGTGCAACGTTTGCACAATCAAGAGATTGC CATTGAAGACGATCACGAGATAGCCAGGGAGCTGGAGCAAGTGGATATCAGCGGTGGGAAGGAAAAATGTGTTCTACAATag